The following coding sequences lie in one Candidatus Kaelpia aquatica genomic window:
- a CDS encoding DUF1573 domain-containing protein: MKIILLILLSLLLPTYVYGQNAPAIEVIDSPWDFGQVKRGEISEKSFFIINSGEETLLIEGISSCCGYLIVDLSLWAIVSGEKSKITISCNSRLKNLGQDEKYFTIKSNDPANPELKAPIISYIIE, translated from the coding sequence ATGAAAATCATACTGCTCATTTTGTTATCACTTCTATTGCCTACCTATGTTTATGGACAAAATGCACCTGCAATAGAAGTAATAGACTCTCCTTGGGATTTTGGCCAAGTTAAAAGAGGTGAAATAAGCGAAAAATCATTCTTTATTATTAATAGTGGAGAGGAGACGTTATTAATTGAAGGTATCAGCTCCTGCTGTGGATACCTCATAGTGGATCTATCTTTATGGGCAATAGTCTCCGGGGAGAAGTCGAAGATAACAATATCCTGCAATAGCAGGCTGAAAAATCTCGGGCAAGATGAAAAATATTTTACCATCAAATCCAATGATCCTGCCAACCCAGAGCTTAAAGCTCCGATTATATCCTATATTATTGAATAA
- a CDS encoding PKD domain-containing protein, protein NFFDWREPIYEVNFKPTLNEWNTTCRFEFYGKDLLDSVELNLSREWDRKWYRFGPYDKNQGKKIDGYYRFRLVATGISGNDQNLFRVRISPESAQSYSEKIKIRLNSHEGKEMFFYPEIPAGTKNVIVENYDLDLDGGTSKLASDKRKRGYSVSGSESGEWSQTVVPVYSTGGRMIYTIKKGTQRHANAAIRMITDKGEPIPIYFKKGAPRVIREVVAPVKPIKPAPKPILDKKTQCNKFTFDATKSYDLDKQKLNFLWDFGDGITSTEPIVIHTYEKGGEYTVTLTVNNDSGLPCDTSTTSQQISVNTPPIASFSSPELVCLSDTVYFDASRTFDDNPENLTYAWDFGDGSSSNGKKVSHIYNKGGSYDVTLTVDDNSDTSCNLSSIKKVMKVNTPPIANSGYNVNLCLKSPDEKYTVTLDGSKSKNPNGTPLTYTWNLGDGVILNGERVEHTYKTSGIYTVTLVVDDGMGLSCSKASDTITVNLNRPPVAAAGDDKILCVGQTVSLDGSASKAESGEKLSYKWDFGDGNEATGARVSHVYEKGGKYSATLTVNDNMNTVCSIDMDTASLHINSKPSVTIAEVNDSCVGKEIYFNASGSNDPDGDILSYTWDFGDGVTEKRASSRIVHTYEKGGSYAVSVTVDDGSKSACSSASDSRRININTPPVAKLDMTSLCCVGMEQKFDGSESFDADGDTLSYTWYLDDGTITKGAKISHIYDEPGTYRVILEINDGSETDCSSSSIAQTIKVSGSPVSIIEIR, encoded by the coding sequence AATTTCTTTGACTGGCGGGAACCTATCTATGAGGTGAATTTTAAACCCACTCTCAACGAATGGAACACTACTTGCAGGTTTGAATTTTACGGCAAGGATCTTCTTGATTCGGTTGAGCTTAACCTCTCACGAGAATGGGACAGAAAATGGTATCGATTCGGACCTTACGATAAAAATCAGGGTAAAAAAATTGATGGATATTATCGTTTTCGCCTTGTTGCTACCGGAATCAGCGGAAACGACCAAAACCTTTTTAGAGTTCGAATATCCCCTGAAAGTGCCCAAAGTTACTCAGAAAAGATTAAAATTCGTCTGAACTCACATGAAGGTAAAGAGATGTTTTTCTATCCCGAAATTCCAGCTGGAACTAAGAATGTAATAGTTGAAAACTACGACCTTGACCTTGATGGCGGTACTAGCAAGCTTGCCTCAGATAAAAGAAAAAGAGGATATAGTGTAAGTGGTTCCGAGAGCGGTGAGTGGAGCCAGACAGTAGTCCCGGTATACTCCACTGGAGGCAGAATGATATATACCATTAAAAAAGGTACTCAAAGGCACGCAAATGCAGCAATAAGAATGATTACCGATAAAGGAGAGCCTATACCTATATATTTTAAAAAAGGTGCTCCTAGAGTGATAAGAGAGGTTGTGGCACCAGTAAAGCCGATAAAACCGGCCCCAAAACCTATTCTGGATAAAAAAACTCAATGCAATAAATTTACTTTTGATGCCACTAAATCCTATGATCTCGATAAGCAAAAACTTAATTTTCTCTGGGATTTTGGTGACGGCATTACCAGTACAGAGCCTATTGTAATTCATACATACGAAAAGGGCGGTGAATACACAGTAACTCTCACTGTTAACAATGATTCCGGGCTACCCTGCGATACTTCAACAACTTCCCAACAGATATCAGTTAATACTCCTCCAATAGCTAGCTTCAGCTCGCCTGAGCTTGTCTGTTTATCAGATACAGTATACTTTGACGCTAGTAGAACTTTTGATGACAATCCGGAAAATTTAACTTATGCCTGGGATTTTGGTGACGGATCCAGCAGTAATGGTAAGAAGGTAAGCCATATATATAACAAGGGCGGCAGCTACGATGTAACACTAACCGTAGACGATAATTCAGATACATCCTGTAATCTTAGCAGTATAAAGAAAGTTATGAAGGTTAATACTCCACCTATAGCTAACTCCGGTTACAACGTCAATCTCTGTCTTAAATCTCCAGATGAGAAATATACTGTAACTCTAGACGGCTCTAAATCAAAAAATCCCAACGGCACACCGCTTACCTACACCTGGAACCTAGGGGATGGAGTCATTTTGAATGGCGAAAGAGTAGAGCACACTTACAAAACCAGCGGTATTTATACGGTCACTCTTGTCGTAGATGACGGCATGGGTCTCTCTTGCAGTAAAGCCTCAGATACTATTACTGTAAATTTAAATAGACCGCCCGTAGCTGCTGCAGGCGACGACAAGATACTATGCGTCGGTCAAACTGTCAGTTTGGATGGTTCAGCCTCTAAAGCCGAATCGGGAGAAAAACTCAGCTATAAATGGGATTTTGGTGACGGCAATGAGGCAACCGGAGCAAGAGTTAGCCATGTTTATGAAAAAGGCGGCAAATATTCGGCTACTCTTACCGTAAATGATAACATGAATACAGTATGTTCTATCGATATGGATACTGCTTCTCTGCATATAAACTCCAAGCCTTCGGTAACCATTGCCGAAGTTAACGATAGCTGTGTAGGTAAAGAGATTTATTTCAATGCTTCAGGTTCTAATGATCCTGACGGTGACATCCTTAGCTACACTTGGGACTTCGGAGATGGTGTCACTGAGAAGAGGGCATCTTCTAGAATAGTCCATACTTATGAGAAAGGTGGTTCTTATGCTGTTTCAGTGACAGTTGATGATGGCAGCAAATCTGCCTGTTCTTCTGCTTCTGATTCTCGCAGAATCAATATAAATACTCCGCCAGTTGCAAAGCTTGATATGACTAGTCTTTGCTGCGTAGGCATGGAACAGAAGTTTGATGGTTCAGAATCCTTTGATGCCGATGGCGACACCCTTAGTTACACCTGGTATTTAGATGATGGTACTATAACCAAGGGAGCCAAAATATCTCATATCTATGATGAACCCGGAACATATAGAGTGATTCTTGAGATTAATGATGGTTCAGAAACCGATTGCAGCTCCAGCTCTATAGCACAGACTATCAAAGTCAGCGGCAGTCCTGTTTCAATAATTGAAATAAGGTAG
- a CDS encoding SprT family zinc-dependent metalloprotease has translation MAIKTQQMMLGDICIDVLHKNIKNLCLSIYPPTGRVRISAPKRMSLRTIRIFAISKLEWIKKHRAKFLQQEIEPPIKYLSHESHYFKGKRYLLNVINHNAPPKVELRKEAYIDLYIRKGSNLEHRKKAITEWYRKQLKDSIPDLIEKWQKIMDVEIKDWGIKQMKTRWGTCNIKAHRIWLNLELIKKPEYCLEYIVVHEILHLLERRHDIRYKSYMDKFIPQWRIYEKELNRLKP, from the coding sequence ATGGCTATAAAGACACAACAGATGATGCTGGGTGATATTTGCATAGATGTACTTCATAAAAACATCAAGAATCTATGCCTGAGCATTTATCCTCCTACAGGCAGAGTAAGAATATCAGCTCCTAAAAGAATGAGTCTTAGAACAATCAGAATATTTGCTATTTCAAAGTTAGAATGGATAAAAAAACATCGGGCAAAATTCTTGCAGCAAGAAATAGAGCCACCCATTAAATACTTAAGCCATGAAAGCCATTATTTTAAAGGGAAACGTTATCTTCTAAATGTGATTAATCATAATGCTCCTCCAAAAGTAGAGCTACGCAAAGAAGCTTATATCGATCTCTACATAAGAAAAGGAAGTAATTTAGAGCATAGAAAAAAAGCTATAACTGAGTGGTATCGAAAGCAATTAAAAGATAGCATCCCAGACTTAATTGAGAAGTGGCAGAAAATTATGGATGTTGAGATTAAAGACTGGGGCATCAAGCAGATGAAGACCAGATGGGGCACGTGCAACATCAAGGCGCACCGCATTTGGCTTAATCTCGAATTAATTAAAAAACCGGAATATTGCCTGGAATATATAGTTGTTCATGAGATATTACATCTGTTAGAACGTAGACATGATATCCGATACAAATCCTATATGGATAAATTTATACCTCAATGGCGAATCTACGAAAAAGAACTAAACCGTCTTAAACCGTAA